The Leptospira paudalimensis region CTCTATCCTATGCTTGATACTTCCAAAGAATCCGATACCTATGAACTCTTTGGTGAAAATTATGTCTTAACAAAGTCCCTTATGCGGTGGTTCATCCAAAATTATCTACCCCAAACCAAGGACAGACTTCTCATTCAGAATTCACCAGTTTTAGCGGAAACCAAAGAGTTAAAGGGACTGCCCCCCACTTACATCGGAATTGCTGGTTTTGATCCTTTGCGAGAAGAGGCCGAAACTTATGCCAAACACCTCCAAACCGCTGGTGTCAAAGTGGAAGAAAGGCATTTTCCATCCCTTGTACATGGTTATATCCAATTGTCTGGCCTCATCCCCAAGGCAAAAGAAGCAGAGGATGACCTATTCCAGGCCATGTTGCGATTTTTTTCTCAAATAAAAATCTAACTCACTTCCATTCAAGAATCGACACAGAAAGATTCGATACTATAAAGGACAACATCTAGAGGTATGTCATGATGCTACGATTTTCCATTCTTCTCTGTTACTTTTTAGGAATGACTGCAGTTTTTGCAGAAAAACCAGCTTCCGCCACTTTAAAGGAAAGGGAGTCCCAAAAACAAATCGACCTACAAAGGAAAAATGGGTTTGGAGACAACGAAATTGATACCCTACATGCGAGTATCATTGAAAACCTTCGTAAGATGAAAAAATTACAGGAGTTAGGTGTCGATAAAACGGCAGCACAATACTTAGCACAAACTCCGCAGGAACACAAAGAATTATATAAAAAAGATAAAGATGGAAAACCGTATTTGGAAATCAAACTTCCACAAGGGCAATCCTACATCGATTTTCCTACTGTTTTTTTATATGATGGAATTGCATATATTTATCCCAAAGAGGATTTTAGCGACTTAGACAAAATCATTTTAGCATTCCGTAGAGTGAATGCAGATGGAACCATCCATGTCAAAGAAATGCGTCGCCTCATTAACCCATCTCCAAGATCAGAAAGTCCTGAGAAAGATGAAAAGGGAGAAGCAAAATTGGATACCAACTCTGATATTCGATTGGAGTACTTTCGATCTTTAACTTCTGATACCATCTGGCCAAATGATCCTGTACAAACTTCAGAAGCTGACATTGCAATGGTGTTAAATGACGAAAAAGATCCACTTCCTTATGACAAACAAAAACACATTATGATGTCTTACAAAAAGATGTTACGTAAAATATCAAAACAAACTGCTTTTAAATTACGTAGTATTGAATTGGATCAAAAACAAATGATCACAAAAATTTTGGATTATAACACGAACTAAAATTAAAAAAATCTAAATACAAAACCTCAAGATTGTTGTTTTTCCCTTCGACTCATGAGGAGCTGCGAAATCGTCTGCTCCTCGGTCACATACTTCCTTTTTAAATAAGACAAAGCATTATTGATAAAACGAGGGACTTTTTTCTCGGCATCTAACAAATCCATTTTCGTTAACATCAATTCATCGATGGTAGCGAGAGCCAAATTTCTTTGGCTCTGGTGTAATTCAAAATCGTCCTCGTCTTCTACAATCATGTTTTTTCTTGGAAACGGTTGGCCGCCTCAACTCCTCTTTCTTCATTTACAAATAAGTTAATGAGAAGTGATAAAAAGTAAAAGAAAGCAACAACGAGAAAGGCATTTCGTAAACTCACCAAAGTTTGGATATAACCGAACAAAAAGAGTCCTAAAGCAGCCGCAATTTTACCGGAAAGTCCCCACATCCCAAAAAACTCTCCTGATTTTGATTCTGGACTAAAGATACCAACAAGTGCCCTTGAAGCAGATTGTGTGGATCCAAGCCCCATTCCCGCAAGAGAAGAAATAAAAACAAACACCCACTGAACTGTCCAATTTTTACCAAGGACACCATTCGCAAATGTTGTAAGGTCATGAACGTAATAAATTAATCCGCAAGTCACAAGCCACAAAACAAGAGTAAGGTTGAAGGTTTTTTTAGCACCTATACTATCTTGGATCACACCAAACGCAAGTGCACCAATTGCAGCAGAAATTTGGATGAAGATAAACATTGCTTGTTTGTGTTCTGCTTCAATATGAATTTCTTGAGACCCATAAATGAAAGCAAACGAAATGACAATCGCAAGTGCCGCCATTGTAAAAAATAAGGAAACAAGATAGATCATCAAATCTTTGAAGTGAGTTGCATCCTTTAAAGTTTGGATCACTCGGTCTTTCCCAATTTTAAAATAATTTACCTTATGTGATACTCCAAGTGGGAGATGTGGTTCTTTTAAGAATAAAAATGTAGGAATCGCTGCGATTAAGAAAAAAATTGCAGTGTAAGGACCCACTAACTTTAGGTTATCGAAATTATCTAAGGTATAATCACCAAGTGTGGTAGCAAGTGCAACGGATCCAATCCCACCGAAGTAACCAATCCCCCATGCGTATCCAGATATTTTTCCTAGATCCTCTTTGGATCCAAGGAAGGGTAAAAAACTGGATGCAAAGTTTTCGCCTGAAGCAAAGAAAAAATTGGAGAAAGCGACAAGCACCATTCCGAGCCAAATCATTCCTGGTTCGACATAATAGAGTAAAAAGGTTGCGACAACACAACCAACGTAACTTAGGAAAAGGAATAATTTTTTCTTAGAACTATAGTCTGTGATGGCACCAAAAATGGGACCTGTTGCAACTACAAATAAATAGGATGCTGCCAGTGCCCATGCCCAGAGAGTATTCCCGATACGGAACGGATTGTCCGATCCCACTTCTGCCGGTACGACGAGTCTTGTGAAAATTTCACAATAAACGACACTGATGATGACTGTGGTATAGGATGAGTTCGCAAAATCAAACATACACCATCCGAAAATTTCACGGTTTTTTTTCTTTTTGGCTTCCGGGTTTTTGTCTTGGGACATAGAGGGTTTCAGAATTTTCCTTGGTTGAAAGTAATTAAAGAGTTTCCCTCCCTTTCGTAAATCTGTCAAATGATTAGTTCAGGTATGGATCCTTTCGATTTAAATTCCCTAATGAGACCAAAACGGGTCTGTTTATGTCGAATGGTGACGGAAGAAGATTTAGTCCGTGCCATCCATGCGGGTGCCGTAACCATGGAACAAATTAGAGAAACAACAAGAGCCTCTACCGGCTGCGGGACCTGTTCAATGCAGGTCTACCACATCCTCCAGCGCGAATTGCAGAATCTCTCTCGGAGGAAAATTTCATGAAATTATCGATTAATATGGCAATGACCTTGGATGGAAAGGTTGTTCGCCCCGATGGCCGTTGGTATGGCCTCACTTCTTCGGAAGACAAAACCCAAATGGACGTTTACCGCTCTCAATCCGATGCAGTCCTCATTGGAAAAAACTCCATCATCAATGACAACCCCATCGTTAAAATCCGTGCAGTTCCCAATGCCTTAAACCCACGGCCTGTCATCCTTGTCCGAAAAGGAACCCTTCCTCCTGACAAACATGTCTTTGAGGAATCCGACCACATCCCACTCATCATCTGTACAAAATCCAATTTAAAAGAAATCAAAACCAGTTTAGAGAACAAAGCTGAGATCTTTGCTTTGGATTCCGATGACATTGACCCGAAAAAAGTGACAGGGATCCTCAAACGAAAAGGATACAAAAATGTCCTGCTCGAAGGTGGCCCTAAACTCAATTTTTCCTTTTTGGAAGCGGATCTTGTGGACCGCATTTATATCACAGTTGTGCCTTACATCATTGGAAAAACAGGCCTTGCAGGGATTGCCGATCGGACTTCCGAACTTCCAGGTTTTGACAAACAGAATTGGACCTTAAAACAACATTTTGCCAAAGGAAACGAGATCTTTCTCGTGTACGAAAAAACTTAGAAAAAATTCTAAATTTTAGATTGACCCATTTCCCTATCATTAAGTAGTTTGATATTAAACTATTTAGCAATAAGAGGTTCTATGTTTTACAAATTGCTCGCTACTAACAAAGACATCACTCTCACGATCCTTCGTGTGACACTCGGTCTCGTCATTTTCCCACACGGAGCTCAAAAAGTTCTCGGATCTTTCGGTGGATACGGATTCGAAGGAACGATGGGATTTTTTGGAAGTTTAGGGATCCCTTACATTTTTGGAGTTCTTGCCATCGTTGCAGAATTTTTTGGCGCGATTGGACTCATCCTTGGACTTTTCACTCGCCTCGCAGCGTTTGGAATTGCATCCACTATGGTTGTAGCAGCAGTGCTCGTACACTTACCAAATGGTTTTTTTGTAAACAATAATGGTTACGGTTATGAATACCATATCCTTGCAGTGGGTCTTGCGATTCCATTAATCATCAAAGGAGCTGGATCGTTCTCTTTAGATGATGTCATTGCACACAAAATTGAAGGATAACCAAAACTTTGTTGGATAAAACTACCTAATAGTGTTAGCCAAACTTTAACCTCTCTGATTCCTTGTCTTAAATCCAATGATAAGGAATCGGAGATGACTCAAATCAATCTAACTACACTCCAAACACTTCTTCCAGAAGCAAAATTTTTAAATTCCGAAACCCTCTCTGCTGTTAACTTCACTGGCCTCACATCGTTGACACTTGCAGGGCCAACTGATATCTCCTTTGTTGCTTCTAAAACCTTTGTCAATGAAGCAAAAGCATCAAAAGCATCTTTACTTGTTGTATCATCTGAAACTGCAGACTCTCTTAGTGATAAAGCCATTGTCGTTGTTCCGAAAGTGGAACTCGCAACTGCAAAGATCATTCGGTTATTTTTTCCAGAAAAACAACCTTCGGGAAAACGAAGTTCAAATGTTGCCATTGATCCTACTGCGAAGGTAGGATCGAATACAGACATCGGACATTTTGTAACCATTGGAAAAGACAGTGTGATCGGAAACGACTGCATCATTGAAGACGGTGTCAAAATTGGAGATCGTGTTCAAATTGGTGATGGTGCAAGGATTGGAAAAAACTGTGTCTTCTTTGATGATACCATTGTTGGAAAACGATTCATTGTCTTTGGAAATTCTAGTTTTGGCGGGGACGGATTTGGTTTCGTTTTTGCAGAAGGAAAACACAATAAAATTCCACAAGTGGGACGTGTGGTCATTGGTGATGATGTAGAAGTCGGAAGTAATTGTACCATTGATAGAGGTGCACTAGCTGATACTACGATTGGAAACGGATGTAAGTTTGATAATATGGTTCACATTGCTCACAACTGTAAGGTGGGAGACCATGTAATCATCGCTGGCCAATCAGGTCTTGCTGGTAGTGTCACTTTAGGGAACCATGTAATCATTGGTGGCGCTTGTGCCATTAGTGACCACATAACTCTTGTTGAAGGAACCATCATCGCTGGTGGATCAAGTTTACGAACTTCTCCAAAAACAAAAGATGTATATGTGGGTTGGGATTTAGGACTTACATTCCCAGAGTTCCAAAAATACCGCGTGAATATCAAAAACATTGTGAACCTAAACAAATGGCTCAAACGAATCGAGAACATTGAAAAAAAAGTGGGAATCGAAGCAAAAGAATCTTAAAACTTTGCCCAATCGTTTCTAGTAAAAACATCACAGCTTACGTTGTAGGCTGTGAACTTCAAACTCCTAAAAGGTTTTCATTGAGTCCCAACAGGTTTCTTGTAAAATTTAGCCTTCCCATAATACACCTCTGGTAATTTACTATCAGATAATTTATAAGAGTAACCATCAGTGAAAACTTCCGTAATATGTAGGAAACTTTTTGAACTATATAACTTTTTCACGAAATTTGCATTAAAAAATTCGTCTTTAACTTCCAATACTTTATACTCTGCAACACAAGAAGAAATCCACCTAATAGACGACTTGATGAATTTATCAGGATACACTCGATAACTCACCTCTTCCAATTCATTTCTCACAACAATCAATTCGCCTATATCGACACTATAAGAGAAAACACCCTTGTGAAAAACATCACATTCTTTTTTACTAATCGATGCGTATATATCACTAGGAATGTCTAAGTGCATTATAATCAAAAAGAAAATTATCAATTTTTTTATTTGGCATTTAAAAATAAATAACTACACTTGATTTCCTAGATTTACGAGACTGAATCCAAATACAACTGCACTCAGTTCCATTTTTCTTTCTCATTTAAGATACAGAATCTAAGTACAATAACACTCGAGATTTGATATCATTTAAAATAGACGGATCAGGGAACGATACAAAATTCCCGTCGGGATCGGCCCATTGGAATCCCACTCCCTCTTTTTTCAGAAGGCTCAAATAAAAGATGGGTGCTGGGTTACGACGATTGCCCTCCATTCCACCTAACCTGAGTGTAATGGATCCCATATCAGAGACTACCCATTCAAAGACCCCAGTTTCAATGTTGGTTTTCCATCGAATTGGGAAAACAAGTTCAGAACTAGGATCAAAATTTTCTTTGTGATCCGAATTTGGATATTGCTCAGATAACCACTTATAGGCGATGATCGAAAATTCTTTTAAAATCGGTAAATCGTTTAAGTCAATTGAGTTCATGGATTGTTTTTTTTATTTTCGATTTTGTTATTTTGTCAGAGATATTTTTGAAACCACATTTAAGATTCTATTTAGTTTTTTCTTCTTTTAATCGCAATTTAGCTTGGTCCCAAAACCGATCCAGTTCCTCTAATGTATGGTCCTTTACAGTTTTTCCATTTTGTTCGACAAGTCCTTCCAAAGTACGAAACCTAGACTCAAATTTTTCATTGGCACGGCGAAGGCAAGTTTCTGGATCAATGGAGAGTTTTCGAGATAAGTTCACTAGTAAAAAGAAAAGGTCGCCTAACTCGTCTTCAATGTGTGGATCATGTTTTAATTTCTTAGAATGGAGAGAACCTTGTTTTTGGAGTTCCACATCTAATTCACCAATTTCTTCTTGGAATTTTTGAAACACTCCTGATACTGTTGGCCAATCAAATCCATGTTTGGTGACTTTAGATTGGATTTTTTCGGATCGTTGGATGGCAGGGAGTGCTTTCGGAATTCCTGCAAGGATACTTGTATCCGCACTATCGATTCCTTTTTGCTCTTTTTCTTTTTGTTTTAATTGGTCCCATTGGGTGAGAACTTCTTCACCCGAACCAATTCCTTGTTTGTTTCCATACACATGAGGGTGGCGGTACACCAATTTTTGAAAGACATCATTTGCAACATCATCAAATGAAAATGCCCCTCGTTCCATTGCCAGTTGGCTGTGGAAGGTGATTTGGAAAAGTAAGTCTCCTAATTCCTCTCGTAAATGGGTATCATCACCACGTTCAATGGTATCAACCACTTCATAGGTTTCTTCTAGTAAATGAGGGATAACAGACAAATGGGTTTGTTCTTTGTCCCAAGGACAACCTTCAGGGCTACGAAGGTCACTCGTAAGTTTGAGTAGGTTTTGGATCGGTGAATCAAAATTGGGAGGGTTCACTCTTTGTATTTTTTCCCGATCTACCAAGGAAGCAAACGCAAATTTTATCTTGCGAAAGCCCCCCCCCTTTACGAGTCTATCCCTATGTTCCAATCTCGAGTTTCTGTTGCCATCCTGATGGTGATTGCCACTGTCCTAAGTCGTATTTTACCGCACCCTCCCAATTTTACGCCTGTTTTGGCTGTTTCTCTTTTTTCTGGTGCTTATTTGACTGACAGAAAGTTAGCCCTAGTGGTTCCCATCCTTGCGATGTTTGTTTCTGATTTATACCTTGGATTCCACGACCTAATGCCAGTTGTTTACGGTTTTATGGTTCTCTCTGTTCTGTTTGGAAAACAAATCAAAACTTCCGTTTCAAAAGCATTTGGTTACACTTTGATTGGTTCCGTTGTTTTCTTTGTTGTGACAAACTTTGCTGTTTGGGCAACAAGTGGGATGTATAGTTTGAATGTATCTGGTCTCAGAGAATGTTTTGTGATGGCGATCCCATTTTTTCAAAACTCAATTTTAGGTGATTTCGCGTATTCTGGAATTCTTTTCGGAGCAATGGCTCTTCTCAATCGAACAGTTTTCCAAACAGCAAAACAAACAGCCTAGTTCATTTCATCCAAGATTCGGTGGACTCGTTCCTTTGGTCCATCCGCCGAATTTCGAATCCTATCCACTAATTTTAATCTCCCAACAAGACCCATTCGGTTTGCAATTTGTATCCCAAGCCCAGGTCGTGCATTCATTTCTAACAATAAAGGACCCCTTGTTTCATCGAGAACAATGTCTACACCCAAATACCCAAGACCAGACAGATCATAACACCGCGAAGACATCTCTAAGATTGAAATCCAATGAGGAATGATACGACCGCTTAATGTCTGTTTTGTGTCAGGATGGATTTCAATGAGTTTGTCGTTACAAACTGAATGTGTAAGAGTACCATTTGATAAATTTACTCCAACACCCAATGCACCCTGGTGTAAGTTTGCTCTACCACCTGATTCCTTTGTTGGCAAACGTAACATTGCCATAACAGGATAACCTAAATATACAATGACTCGTATATCAGGAATCCCACGAAATGAAATCTCTTGGAAAAATGGATGGCATTCCAAACGTTCTTGTAAAATACATGTATCTGAATTTCCATCAAGGGAATACAATCCAGATAAAATTCCAGAGATATGATGGTTTAATTCCTTTTCTTGTAAAAACTTTCCATCTGATTTCTGGTATAAAATTTTCCCGTGTTCCGATGTTTCAGACGAAGTGATGACTAAAATGCCATTTCCCATCCCACCATTTGCTGGTTTGACCACGAATCCAGGATGGTCTTTGACTAAGTCTTTTGTCTTTTGGATTCCACCAAAGGTATCAATGACACCATAATGTTTCGGCATGGGAACGTGAAACTGCCTCGTGAGTTCTGCAGTTTTCCATTTGTCGTCAACGAGTGGATAAAACTCACGTGGATTGTTTGGTAAAATGAATTCGCCGATCCTTCGATTGATTCCAAGAATTCCTGCTGATTCAAATTTTTTGAAAATGGAAATCACGATTTAAAAATTTCCTTAAATCGAAAGAGTTCGGAAATACGATAGCCTTTATACAAACCTAGTAAAATTTGAATCGCAATGACAATGAGTAGTAACTCTGGATGTGTAAAAAATATTATCTGCAAGGAACCAAAGAAAAATATCATATAACTGATGAGCGCGATGACCAAGGTTCCTAACAAAGTAACCAAAGTATTCATCACTCCTTCTTCAATGATCATAATTGAAAATCTTTCTACAAATATGGTAGTGATCACTATCGGAAATAAGGTAACACTCATTTGGTTAAAAACAGAAATCTCTTCATTGATAATTGAAAAAAGTATTAATGTAAGAACAGTAATTGTGAGTAATATAGACAATCTAGGTACGGCTAGTAAGTAAAACTTGTCGAGGGCAAACCTTTCAAAGAAACCAAGGGCAATCATCAAAAGAAAAAACCCAATTCCAAACCATAGATTTGTTTCATAAAAAAACATAGCAAGTAAGATAGGAGTAAAGATTCCAAATGTGGGAATTCCAATCATATTCCTTGCAATGGACAACACAAGTGCTCCAATTGGAATTAATATCACCAATCGAAACAAGTTTTGTAATGGTGTTGGCAAACTATATAGAGAGTAATATCTTAGAAAACTATTACTTGAAGCTATCTCTTCACTATATTCTTTAAAATTATATCGATTTACATTTGATTTGGTAATATAGGCCGTATAACGGAACGTTACTGGATCTTCACCTAAATTTCTTTTTTCTTCCACTGATT contains the following coding sequences:
- a CDS encoding LIC13212 family protein; its protein translation is MMLRFSILLCYFLGMTAVFAEKPASATLKERESQKQIDLQRKNGFGDNEIDTLHASIIENLRKMKKLQELGVDKTAAQYLAQTPQEHKELYKKDKDGKPYLEIKLPQGQSYIDFPTVFLYDGIAYIYPKEDFSDLDKIILAFRRVNADGTIHVKEMRRLINPSPRSESPEKDEKGEAKLDTNSDIRLEYFRSLTSDTIWPNDPVQTSEADIAMVLNDEKDPLPYDKQKHIMMSYKKMLRKISKQTAFKLRSIELDQKQMITKILDYNTN
- a CDS encoding MFS transporter, with amino-acid sequence MSQDKNPEAKKKKNREIFGWCMFDFANSSYTTVIISVVYCEIFTRLVVPAEVGSDNPFRIGNTLWAWALAASYLFVVATGPIFGAITDYSSKKKLFLFLSYVGCVVATFLLYYVEPGMIWLGMVLVAFSNFFFASGENFASSFLPFLGSKEDLGKISGYAWGIGYFGGIGSVALATTLGDYTLDNFDNLKLVGPYTAIFFLIAAIPTFLFLKEPHLPLGVSHKVNYFKIGKDRVIQTLKDATHFKDLMIYLVSLFFTMAALAIVISFAFIYGSQEIHIEAEHKQAMFIFIQISAAIGALAFGVIQDSIGAKKTFNLTLVLWLVTCGLIYYVHDLTTFANGVLGKNWTVQWVFVFISSLAGMGLGSTQSASRALVGIFSPESKSGEFFGMWGLSGKIAAALGLFLFGYIQTLVSLRNAFLVVAFFYFLSLLINLFVNEERGVEAANRFQEKT
- a CDS encoding (2Fe-2S)-binding protein, translating into MRPKRVCLCRMVTEEDLVRAIHAGAVTMEQIRETTRASTGCGTCSMQVYHILQRELQNLSRRKIS
- a CDS encoding RibD family protein, encoding MKLSINMAMTLDGKVVRPDGRWYGLTSSEDKTQMDVYRSQSDAVLIGKNSIINDNPIVKIRAVPNALNPRPVILVRKGTLPPDKHVFEESDHIPLIICTKSNLKEIKTSLENKAEIFALDSDDIDPKKVTGILKRKGYKNVLLEGGPKLNFSFLEADLVDRIYITVVPYIIGKTGLAGIADRTSELPGFDKQNWTLKQHFAKGNEIFLVYEKT
- a CDS encoding DoxX family protein — its product is MFYKLLATNKDITLTILRVTLGLVIFPHGAQKVLGSFGGYGFEGTMGFFGSLGIPYIFGVLAIVAEFFGAIGLILGLFTRLAAFGIASTMVVAAVLVHLPNGFFVNNNGYGYEYHILAVGLAIPLIIKGAGSFSLDDVIAHKIEG
- the lpxD gene encoding UDP-3-O-(3-hydroxymyristoyl)glucosamine N-acyltransferase, with product MTQINLTTLQTLLPEAKFLNSETLSAVNFTGLTSLTLAGPTDISFVASKTFVNEAKASKASLLVVSSETADSLSDKAIVVVPKVELATAKIIRLFFPEKQPSGKRSSNVAIDPTAKVGSNTDIGHFVTIGKDSVIGNDCIIEDGVKIGDRVQIGDGARIGKNCVFFDDTIVGKRFIVFGNSSFGGDGFGFVFAEGKHNKIPQVGRVVIGDDVEVGSNCTIDRGALADTTIGNGCKFDNMVHIAHNCKVGDHVIIAGQSGLAGSVTLGNHVIIGGACAISDHITLVEGTIIAGGSSLRTSPKTKDVYVGWDLGLTFPEFQKYRVNIKNIVNLNKWLKRIENIEKKVGIEAKES
- a CDS encoding LIC_13241 domain-containing protein, which encodes MNSIDLNDLPILKEFSIIAYKWLSEQYPNSDHKENFDPSSELVFPIRWKTNIETGVFEWVVSDMGSITLRLGGMEGNRRNPAPIFYLSLLKKEGVGFQWADPDGNFVSFPDPSILNDIKSRVLLYLDSVS
- the mazG gene encoding nucleoside triphosphate pyrophosphohydrolase — translated: MNPPNFDSPIQNLLKLTSDLRSPEGCPWDKEQTHLSVIPHLLEETYEVVDTIERGDDTHLREELGDLLFQITFHSQLAMERGAFSFDDVANDVFQKLVYRHPHVYGNKQGIGSGEEVLTQWDQLKQKEKEQKGIDSADTSILAGIPKALPAIQRSEKIQSKVTKHGFDWPTVSGVFQKFQEEIGELDVELQKQGSLHSKKLKHDPHIEDELGDLFFLLVNLSRKLSIDPETCLRRANEKFESRFRTLEGLVEQNGKTVKDHTLEELDRFWDQAKLRLKEEKTK
- a CDS encoding DUF6580 family putative transport protein, with the protein product MFQSRVSVAILMVIATVLSRILPHPPNFTPVLAVSLFSGAYLTDRKLALVVPILAMFVSDLYLGFHDLMPVVYGFMVLSVLFGKQIKTSVSKAFGYTLIGSVVFFVVTNFAVWATSGMYSLNVSGLRECFVMAIPFFQNSILGDFAYSGILFGAMALLNRTVFQTAKQTA
- a CDS encoding alpha-L-glutamate ligase-like protein; protein product: MISIFKKFESAGILGINRRIGEFILPNNPREFYPLVDDKWKTAELTRQFHVPMPKHYGVIDTFGGIQKTKDLVKDHPGFVVKPANGGMGNGILVITSSETSEHGKILYQKSDGKFLQEKELNHHISGILSGLYSLDGNSDTCILQERLECHPFFQEISFRGIPDIRVIVYLGYPVMAMLRLPTKESGGRANLHQGALGVGVNLSNGTLTHSVCNDKLIEIHPDTKQTLSGRIIPHWISILEMSSRCYDLSGLGYLGVDIVLDETRGPLLLEMNARPGLGIQIANRMGLVGRLKLVDRIRNSADGPKERVHRILDEMN